Within the Halomonas sp. HL-93 genome, the region ATACGAATGACACGGAGCGCTCTGCGCTCACTCAGGCCACGTGACACCATAAAGCGCACCACGTCTCGGCGTGCCGGGGCGCTCACCACTTTTTTCTCAGCGCCTCGCGAGTGACCTCCATTTCCAGTAGCGACTCTGCGAGCAGCTTTTTCAAGCGTCCATTTTCGGCTTCGAGTTCTTTGAGTCGCTTGGCATCGGGGACGCTCATGCCGCCAAACTTGCTCCGCCATAGATAGTAACTGGCTTCTGAGAAACCGTGCCGACGGCATAGCTCTTTGATGGGCAGCCCCGCTTCGGCTTCGCCCAGGAAACCAATGATCTGTTCTTCGCTGAAACGCTTCTTCATGTCCAATCTCCTTACCCATAGGATCGGACTCTAAAGTGTAGCGCTACTCAATCAGGGGGTGATGTCGTAACCGCCAGCAGGGTTACGAAGTGCTTTATATGTTGAATACGGTCCTTTCGGCGTCAGCGCCCATCACTGCGCTACATAAGGGCGAGCTATTAATTCGTGATGAGCTGCCGAGTGATACACGCCAACAGTTGGATGTGAAGAAATGGCTAGAGGCTCGTCTATAAATTGTTGAAATATCGATAGCAAATGCCCAAAGAAACCTCTTTCCTGGCCATCGGTTGGCCGGGGAAGGGCGGATGACATGAACGTTTAAGCCCGTAGATTTCTCCTCGCACCTCCCATCTTCACCTGTACACCTTATGTTTGGCCATGTTCCCTATGATTTAGCGTATGGATACCCTCTGTCGTTCGCCAAGGGGTGGCATTGGTGTGGGGCTTTTGGCGGCTTAGCTGAGCGATGACGTCTGAGTGAGGTTGGCACTGTAGGGAACAGCAATCCTTTCCTTAATCAGCGGCTTATTTCACTGTGCATGGGGCGGGGGAGTGATAAGCTGGCGGCTATGGTGGTCGAGGAGCGGATATGCATAAGTTGAAAACAGGGTTTTTGCTAATAATAGTTGGCATTGCGTTATCCACCATGACGCTGCTTGTCGGCTGCAGCGATTCCGAGGAGCAGCCCCGTGAGGCGGAAAATGCCGCGGCCGAGCAGGAGGAAGCAGCAAGCCGTGAGGCGCAAGAGCAACGCGAAGCCGCTGAAGAGAAAGAGCCGCTAGACGTGCGTATCCTGGTGTCGGCGTCGATCGGTTCGGACCGTCGCTTGCAGGTCGAGGGCGAGAGCAACCTGCCTGATGGTGCTCAGGTGCAAGTCATTGTCGAGCGTGAGCTCAGTCGTGTTCGCTGGCGGGAGCGAGTCGATATACAGCAGGGGCAGTTTGTCGCAGGGCCGTTTGGCCCCGGCAGTGGTTTGCCAGACGGGGGCTATAGCGTCAGCGTGGAGCTGTCCGAAGCCACCGTTCAGCCTGAATCTGTACAGCAACGCATTGGTGAAAAAGGTGAATATCTGGCAGGTGAGTTGGTCACTCAATCCCGCCACGGCCTAGGTCAGATTGCCGTCTACACCACACGCTTTATGGTGGGCAATGAACCTAGGCAGTCACGGGGTAACGCGGAGTTACTCCAAACGCCTTGAAAGGCACCCGCTAGGCTGAACGCCAGTGGGCTAACAATACCGCTTGGATTGTGGCTTCGCTTGTCGCTTTGCTTAACTGTTTAAGCTGCAGTTTGCCGTCTTGCTCTACCAGGTAAAGGCCTGCTTTATGAAATACATGGGTGGGGCCGAGCAGCAATAAATCGCCTGGCTTTGCAGGCGCAAAATCAGTCTCAGGTCCTGGCGTGACCATCATGCAGGGGGCTTTCCAGTTGGCCTTAAGCGGTAAATGTTCGGGTACAGTCATTGCCGTTGACTGCACTTGCTCCCAGGGGAGCGGGCCTTCATGGCTAAGAGTCAGCAGAAGTGGGGCGCTGTCGCCCTCAAGTAACGTGGCCAGTGAGCAGTCCAAGGCTTCAGCCAACGCCACTAACCGCTCGTGGCCAATTTGCTTAATCGCCCCAGACTCCCAATAAGAAATGGTGACATCTGATACGCCAACTTTACGTGCAAGGGCAGCTTTGTTGAGCTTGGCCCGAAGCCGCAGTTGCTTGATACGTGAGCCTAGCGATTCCATTTCGTTATCCTGTTGTTGAGCAAGGTCGCTCGTTAAAAATTGTCCATCAAAACGATGGCGTTAAAAAAATGCTCTCACCTGAAAATGAGACTTGAATTCACATAGTCAGCTTTACGATATATTAAGCGATTGTGCAATAACGCGCATCCGTTGCCAGACAACGGTGATTTAACTGACTTGTGACGCTTTCCCACGGAAGTCGTTCCCTAGGTGATGGTGCTGGTTAACCTTAGGGTGCGTATAATATCGCCACGCTTTATTGCCAAAAGGACGTTCCCATGACCGTACGTACCCGTATTGCGCCATCGCCAACGGGAGATCCCCACGTTGGTACCGCGTATATTGCGCTGTTCAATCTATGCTTCGCGCGTCAGCACGGCGGCCAATTTATCCTGCGTATCGAAGACACCGACCGCGTGCGCTCTACGCCCGAGTCGGAGCAGATGATTCTTGATTCGCTGCGCTGGTTGGGCCTTGAGTGGGATGAAGGCCCCGATGTGGGTGGCCCGCACGGTCCGTATCGGCAAAGCGAGCGTGGCGATATTTATGCGCAATACGCTCAGCAACTACTGGATGCCGGACATGCGTTCAAATGCTATCGCACCAGCGAGGAACTGGATGAGTTGCGTGAAGCACGCAAAGCTGCGGGTATGCAGCTGGCGCTAAAGCCGGCTGACTTGGCCCTGGATGAAGCTGAAGCAACGCGCCGTGCCCAGGAAAACTGGCCCTATGTGGTACGCATGAAGGTACCCATTGATGGCGTGTGTGTAGTGAGCGACATGCTGCGTGGCCGCATTGAAGTGGAATGGGCGCAGGTCGACGCTCAGATTTTGCTGAAATCTGACGGCATGCCCACCTATC harbors:
- a CDS encoding helix-turn-helix domain-containing protein, with the protein product MESLGSRIKQLRLRAKLNKAALARKVGVSDVTISYWESGAIKQIGHERLVALAEALDCSLATLLEGDSAPLLLTLSHEGPLPWEQVQSTAMTVPEHLPLKANWKAPCMMVTPGPETDFAPAKPGDLLLLGPTHVFHKAGLYLVEQDGKLQLKQLSKATSEATIQAVLLAHWRSA